In Primulina eburnea isolate SZY01 chromosome 3, ASM2296580v1, whole genome shotgun sequence, one DNA window encodes the following:
- the LOC140828258 gene encoding uncharacterized protein — MGICSSCESGSAVNTAKLISFDGRLQEFSSPVKVFYVLQKNPECFICDSDEMNYDDVVSAVSDDEELQLGRLYFALPLSKLQRRMRAEEMAALAVKASSALGYKKCRCRANTSVFTDEAVNVGDAGAGRSGRRRGKFSARLNAIPE; from the coding sequence ATGGGCATCTGCAGTTCCTGCGAGTCGGGTTCTGCAGTGAATACGGCCAAACTGATATCATTTGATGGAAGATTGCAGGAGTTTTCTTCCCCCGTCAAGGTTTTCTACGTGTTGCAGAAGAATCCCGAGTGTTTCATCTGCGACTCCGATGAGATGAACTACGACGATGTCGTGTCGGCGGTGAGTGATGATGAGGAGCTGCAGTTGGGTAGGCTCTACTTCGCTCTTCCGTTGAGCAAGCTGCAGAGGCGGATGCGGGCGGAGGAGATGGCGGCGTTGGCGGTGAAGGCCAGCTCCGCTTTGGGTTATAAGAAATGCAGGTGTCGTGCTAATACGTCGGTGTTTACAGATGAGGCGGTGAATGTTGGGGACGCCGGAGCCGGGAGAAGTGGCCGGAGGAGGGGAAAGTTCTCGGCGAGGTTGAACGCCATTCCTGAGTAG